A region from the Fusarium musae strain F31 chromosome 1, whole genome shotgun sequence genome encodes:
- a CDS encoding hypothetical protein (EggNog:ENOG41), which produces MANSDALVFATAGAKSSIEKMRPYIKDISFEDEPHSNAAKFKLIGNAFALNAITQIAESLTLAEKSGISPAMVKKFADLMYGGICSVYSSRMVSGEYWTRDEPYASADNAMKDIKQLLGLGQRANMELKNAQTGLMYLQMAMEKSPGHQAVISAIYGAVRKANGLEYQNTPEI; this is translated from the exons ATGGCCAACAGTGACGCCCTTGTCTTCGCAACTGCTGGCGCCAAGTCATCAATCGAGAAGATGCGTCCTTATATCAAAGAT ATCTCTTTCGAAGACGAGCCGCACAGTAACGCGGCGAAATTCAAGCTCATCGGCAATGCGTTCGCTCTCAACGCCATCACACAAATTGCTGAATCATTGACGCTGGCCGAGAAATCAGGCATCAGTCCAGCGATGGTCAAAAAGTTTGCTGACCTCATGTACGGCGGGATCTGCTCAGTTTATTCAAGTCGAATGGTCAGTGGTGAGTATTGGACAAGAGATGAGCCCTACGCTTCAGCCGACAATGCGATGAAGGATATCAAGCAACTTTTGGGACTGGGTCAGAGAGCAAACATGGAGCTGAAGAATGCTCAGACTGGTCTTATGTATCTCCAAATGGCAATGGAGAAGTCGCCGGGACATCAGGCTGTTATCAGTGCAATTTATGGTGCCGTTCGTAAGGCGAATGGGCTTGAATATCAAAACACCCCTGAGATATAA
- a CDS encoding hypothetical protein (EggNog:ENOG41), protein MAKIVRITLLLRKRDDVTYEQFHNWSEEHPKIWLSVPIVQQNLVKYSQFHADEKLDLSGTIMPPVAPFDGAATMWAKSLEDLHAIFSDPVYNRIVVPDEEKFLKRAEAVPIIGWDEVKFVKEGLSEGTE, encoded by the exons atggccaagattGTCCGCATCACACTCCTGTTGCGAAAGCGCGACGACGTTACATATGAACAGTTCCACAA CTGGTCGGAAGAGCATCCAAAGATATGGCTATCTGTCCCCATCGTCCAGCAGAATCTTGTCAAGTACTCACAGTTTCACgctgatgagaagcttgacctCTCGGGGACCATTATGCCACCCGTTGCGCCGTTCGATGGTGCTGCTACCATGTGGGCCAAGAGCCTCGAGGACCTTCATGCT ATCTTTAGTGATCCTGTGTATAACCGGATCGTTGTCCCGGACGAGGAGAAGTTCCTTAAGCGCGCCGAAGCCGTTCCAATTATTGGTTGGGATGAGGTCAAGTTTGTGAAGGAAGGTTTGTCTGAAGGTACAGAGTAG